GAGACTGCTTGCTTGAAGATCTTTCCTCATGAAGGTTATCTACTGATAGATCTCGTGCTTGAGGAATTTGTTTCTCTTATGGGCCTTGACAAATTTGGTGCTTGTTTGGATTCTTAATTGGATGTTTTAGCTTTAATATAGCTATTGTTGCCAGTAACATCGTTTTTTGTGTCGATCTCCTATCTTTACGTCCTTGTTCTTAGATTTTAGAGTTTCTCTTATCTTTTGTACATCCGATATTTTATCAGTTTCAGTTCCTCCCTTGTCAGCTTTTGCTGAGCCCGATTATCATTGCCAGGGCAGTATAGTTAAATATTTCGCATAGCTGGGAGATGTCCCTGTGCTTAGTCTAGACATGTGCATGTGTCATTTGACAGTATTATGGTTATATAATAACTGTTTAGAAACCTTTGATGTTTCACTTTATGGTTCCACATTCATGATTAGGACAATATGCCATATGATTTCAAtcttaaaattgataaatttcatGTATCATGGTTACATCTTTATGGTTACTTAGGGTATACAAATGTTAAGACAGTCCATTCGATGATAGGTGTAAGGCAGCTGGTGATGCACTTGTCCAGAATTGAGATGACACCCTATATCAACCTTTTCGTGGTGGCATGTAAAATTGTTTTGAGAAGAAGATATGTCGATAATAATACAATCTTCTTCACTCCAAGTTGTTTCATGCTTGTTTACTTGTGAAATGTAGACCAGAAGCTTTTTGGTTCTTTGGCATGCTCCATCAAACACACCAGAACAAAGAAATGTGCTTCTAATATATTGATGAATGATGCAATAACATGAACTTTATAGCATTCAAAGCATCTAGGAATCAAAAATTAACACAATGCAGCTTAATTCTAAAATACAACCACTAGTAATGTTCCCTTGTTGCTTCAGATTCAGCAGTTTTCATCATTGACATCTCATTTTTTAGCTGAAATAGCTGGTCTCTACAGATTATATTGGGATAAAAGAAGGAACATATAACTtaaagagaaggagaaggaaacacttccttcatcaatattaatattttaagttcaCAAAAAAAATGCTTCTGCCAAAAGCATAATGAACAAAACATAGAAGACCAGGAGGAGAAATTCCAAAGTTAGCTGAAGTTACTACTTACTATACAAGCAGACCATATCAACCTCTACTCAGGATTCCTGGAGGTGAGAGAGGAGACACGTTTCAACACTTAATCGTTTGGATTCCCAAGGCACCCATAAAAGTTTCTTGGTTCGCAGTGAGGGGAGCGATTCAGATAGCTGAGAATTCGAGCAAGAGAACTACTTTTGTTAGTAGGTGCTATATGTGTAAATGCTCGGATGAAGAAATTGATCATTTAGTGCATGTTAAAGTGCCAACAGGTCCCTGGAGAGTGGTCAACTGTAAGCTGTGTTGCACAGCTGAGCAGCTAAAAGTAGGATAAGAAGACAAAAGGCACGGGAGGTTGTACCACTAGCTCTTATGTAGGTCGTATGGAGGGCAAGCAATAGGAGGGTATATGAGCAAATTGAAACTGATTTGTGCATATGAGGAGTAACCTATAGCATATTGCCTTCGATTGCTTTTTGGTGCACCCTCGAGATACCTATTTGTGTAGATGACTGGGTATCTTTCGCAGAGAATTATGTTTTTGATGTAAATTCTTACTTTTTGATATATCTCTTGTATATGGGAAGCTTTTctcaatataaattaaattatctaccaaaaaaaaaaacaaatttcacAAAACCAAAATACCTGCAGCCTAAGGTAAGCAAAGGTCGGAGTTTCCAGAAGATGGATCAACTTATCCAGTTGGACTAAGAACTTCACATTGATGTCTTCCTCAACCAACAGATGGATAACAGAACTTGCATGTTGATAAGCCTGTAGGGAAATCCCAAGAAAAATAAGGACGAAGATTTGTTCagttcaaaaagagaaaaaggtgAAAAGGCTTGAGAAAGACAAGTGAAAGTTCTTACCTGCTATCTCAAAAACGAAAAGAGTTCTAGCTTACCTGAGCTAATAGGCAGAGGCTGATTATTGCCATTGGAGAATGGCACCATGATGCATACAAGGAAAGAAATAAGTTCTTCCCATCAGCATTGACCAGCGATTGTTTAAGAAGATCTCGAAGGTCAGACAACTCAGATGCAGTAAGCAAAATCAAGTTTAAGGCCTGAAATAGAAATAAGCAGATGCTCAGCCTTTTCTTTGAGCATTGGAAATGTGAAACCGACCCGAGGAGAGCGTCATAGTTCTAAGTTCTCTAATATGTTTTTTGATAAGTTTCTCCAATAAGTTATACTTAACAAATCAATATAACTCACTAACTATTTCGACCCATTTGACAGAATCAAGACAAGTCTCTCACAAAATAATATGTCAAAAGTGAAACCTGAACCATGATAGATGCAAAATCCAAATCTGATTCCCCTTCAAGTATGGTAGACAGTTCACGATAAACTCTTTCAGCATTTAGGAGGACACACAGCCGACGAATTATCAAAGCTCCACGTCTGAGATGAAAATTAGAAGGTAAGATCTCAACAGAAAAGGACCTCAATAATTAAAAGGCACAAATATTTCAGCACCCAAAAAACGAACAGAAGAAAAACATTTACTTTTCCAGGAGTGAGTGATCAAGCTGAAAGTTGTGAACCAGGAACACGACAAGCTGGCGGAAGTGTTGAGGGTCTTCAGCTATACATGCATGCACCTTGAGCACCAAAAGAACTACCTGAAAAAGAATCAACACTCAATATATAAATGGGAAAATTCTTTATACAATCACAACCCACAAAATAGCAGATGTGAAGATTCAATCAAGCATTCTATCCTTATAATTTAAGCACCTAAAAATTTTCCCAGTAACATCAATCATAACCGAAAAACCCCACCCTCATTTCTCCACTCCCTTCCAAATAAAGCCCCTTCCGACTAAAGGAGGTTGACATTAGATCAAAACCATTAATACAATGATCATTATCTTTAACTTTCTTTAAAAGTAGGGCTAATCTGGACTAAGATGAAATATGAGAGATGGGCAATTATCAGAATATGTAGTTCACTAAACTTAAAACTAGGAAGGATTAACCAGATCAAGAATGATTTCAACTTGCATTCCTTCATCAGATAGGAAGATATTCATAggaataaactaaaaataacagCCAATCATTACATAGTAGAAAAGTTGAAGTATAGGAAGACAATCAGCGGGCTTTTGATTTATTTCACAAAACGGAAAATATTTGCAAGGCTTGAAGCAATACCAATGATGCTGGTGTTTTACAATTTCATAAAACATGAGGATCAGAGACAATGTAGAAAAATCTAATTGGCTGTTATGTGTAACACTGATATAACGAAGGgccaagaaaataacaaaagagaaaaaggaaaagaaccACTTGTAACATcaaaattttttaaactaaattacATCATTGAGAAAGCCCATAGATACAGCTAAAAGTTGAGTTTCAAAAGCCGACCAAGGGACAAGAAAATCAGAAAGAAACACAAGGTTGTCACAGAAAGGTCCATCACAATAGTACTGTGAAATATAACTTGTGTTGATCATAACTGTGAACCTAGTGACATCATCTAGGCAAACTACATCATCTTAAGCATAGCAAAGGAGTAGGAAGTACCTCATCGGAGGGGTCAGATAGCGCCTTTAGAAGAGTTTCAAGGACATTGTTAAGAAAAACTAAGACCTgcctcaaaaataaaaagagtgaaCACCTACATTGATAAGCATTCAGGAACAAAAGAAATGTAAGCAACTGTGATTGAAAGCAATTATTGATAGACTGATAAAACGATATATTTGCAAAATCAGAGTATGATCAAAAAATATGTTCACACACAACATACATCATATTACTTGTGAAAGTTCAAACAAACatggaaaatattttagcaTAACAAGATCACAAAAGCAAAAATTTCATCTAACAATCAAATGGTAAAATATGAGTAAAATAATCTAGTCTTCCACTCTCCTGCACTTCATCCTCCTAGTAGAAAGAAGAGAGATAACTAGCAAGACAAGCACAGAGGCTTTTCTCCTACTGAACACAAAGGAACGGCCCATGCAAAACATATTGAATACGTTCAGCAATGGAAGTTAAAGTtctgaagaaaagaaagaaatataagtttcaGATATTAGTAATGCAGCTTTCCAGTAGAAAGTCTTTGAAATTCCTATGACTACTCACGTTAGGTATCCACGTGCACAAAGTAGTGTAAATAATAGATATTAAGCAAAACTCAACTTACATAACCTCCTTCATGACCATGACAGAGCTTTAATCATCATGCAATAAGAAAAAACGAACGGATCATGTAATTGAAACTTTCAGTTTTACCTCCGAGCGATGTCTATTTAACAGGGTTGACATCCAATGCAACGCTTCAATACGTGTTGCCTCCCATTCACTGGACATCTGCCTGATAAACCGATACGACAATGTTTATAAGAAATCTAGATAACATACATCATGAAAGCCACTTCTGTACAACCTCTTTGGTTTCTGATAGTAAATGCAACGTCAAGGGAAAACtatttcaaaatatcaaaagcTATATTCCTTCTTTAACTTCATACCTCATAGCAATGGAGAGGATTGCTCCCACATCAAATCCCTCGGCTGGATCAGCCTCAATTCCTCGAAGTTCTTCATTTGTTTCACGTGCAACCTGATTAGAGAAAGCAGAGAATAGTTAAAGAGCAAAATGAAGATACAGAAGGAAGAACAAGCACAAGCATCAAAAAGAAAAGGTGGCATGAGTAGGGAATAAAGCAAAGTACAACAATTATAAGACAGTATGCTCACAACTCGTATTTTCTCTTCCTTATCAGATATACAGGGCAAAATTGCTCCTAAAATGTCAGCATAATAAGGCACAAGCTGATCTCCACCAAGTTTCACAAACTCATTTATCTGCAAAGCAGTATATTAGAATGGATATGAAAAATTGAAGCAAGTAACGAACAATAAACTATTATATAGAAAAGAAAGCCCAGCTAAGGGAAGTATCAAATTCATATCAATAGAAAATGAAGCTAACAATGACAAGGTGCATGATGATCCAGGCATGTGAACATCCTTACCCAAGTTATAGCAGTCAGCCGAGTAAATTCATCCTGCGAGTCTGCCCTTTGTACCAGTATTTCTGCCATGCGACCATAATCTACAGACTGGAAAGCAGTACtgcttttaaaaatttatctacAAAAAACAGTTATtaaaaattccttttttatcaaaatgattTACTGAAAAAGAGTTCACTTCTATTTTCCATTTCTGATTTttcgaaagaaaaagaaaatcttacTTGGAAAGGATGGAGACACAAAATGATAGGAAAAGATACCCCTACCATGTATAAATCAAAAGTCAAACACAACTTCTAAAAGATTACTGATATCCACAAGCTACACTTGAGAGTAGACATTTTTTTGCATCATCATCACTCAAGTCCCAACTAGGccattataaaaataaagaattatacatttgattctttttttcatCTGACATTGGGTATCATCCACATGGATAAAGTAGTGTGATTCCTATGAAATTCCTATgtagaaattttttgaaattcaacaGCTCAATAATCCACATGGGGCAGCAGTAATCTTACAGGAGAATTCTTAATCTCTTGTAAAAACTCAGAGAGTGCAGAATCAGCCTGTTGTCTAATTTCATGGCTATTATCACTCAGCATATTAAATAATCCTGCAGTAGATCAATCAAAGTAAGACCACAATGATTTGCAAAAAAGGACATTGAATCGCACAGGGCTCTTTACATTTGATATACACGCActaaccatcaagaaaatcaGGAAGAAAACCAAGCATATCTATATCTGGAACACTGTCTAAAACTGTGATCCACCCAACGAGAAATTGGCGAACATAAGGATTGAGGACATTCATTCGTTCTCTCAACAATGGAATAAATTCTTCAATGCtgcataagaaataaaattatcaattcaaTGTTGTTTCCATTAAGATTCATCAACCAGAAAAAGGTAGATTCATTCCAGTTGAAGACATTAGTAGTATTACAACTCACCTGAATTGATCACTCTCTGTCACAATGTCCTGCATCCCACAAAAGTTGAACTGTTAATAATTTATCAGATAAAATATCAAATGTGTGCACATCTTTCGATTAAAACAGATGGTTATTTTTGGAGACAAAAGACCGGCACTCCCATCTCAACAAATGTCCATTCCTTCGGGCGAACACAACGCATATGAATGACAATAACTAAGAATAAGTAAatgagagaaaagaaagaagccAAGTAATCTACCCATAATTAACTATGCTATTTTAACTACTCTCAACAACCACAACCATTTAACCCTCAACCCCATGTTGATATTACATGCCAATTTCTCTATCCTTGGATATATTTCATTTCTAGTCTTTCAACTAACCCTTTGCTCTCTAGTCTGCAAAATTAAGTAGTACAACATCCAATGACAGGAAGAACTATTAGTTTTACCTTCACAAGCCTATCTAAAAGATGAGCAGCACTTTGCACATTAGCATCTGAGTCTGCTGAAAGCTTACATAATGCATCAAAGATCTGGTTGAAGAACACAATGAAATCTCCTCTTACGACCTGCAAAAGTAGCAGAGTTGAAGTCAGAAAGAAacagaagaaacaaaaaaaaagtatgcaGAGTACAAGTCATATCTCACCTTTGCTATATTATACAGAGCTTCACATGCATAATAACGCACTCTGCTATCTTGATCTGAGAAAGAATTTAAGACTGGCGGCACAATTTGCTGAAACATCACATTGCAGGGTGTAAATTGCATATTGAGAAGGAAGGTGTGGAATACTTGGCATAATACAAAAAAGTTTAACAGCGCCAGTAACACAATTACCAACCTTTCCAGATCAATCAAATCACAACAACAAATCTAATAATCATGTTGAAAAAGAAGATTAAGAGACTAAAGTTGCTTCGAATTATAAAACCCCAAAAGCATAACCAATAGCAAACTTCTCTATTGCAGTTTACCAACAAAGAATGCCGAAAATCAAAGCCTTTTCTCGACTCTTGGCAGAGAAATAGCTTAGTCTACAGAAGAAGACACAAATCATAGCTCTCTGACTACAGAATATAGAATTAGAAGATAAAATAGATTGATAAAAGCTCAGGAATACacgaaataaaagaaaagacaatCTTATACCATAGCATTAAAGGTACTGCAAGCCCATAACTTTACCAAATCCTTTCTTTAAGGAGCAAGCCAACACCAACACAAAGCATAATGGAATATGCTAAACTTCCCAGTAGATAAATTAATTACTGATGCAAGGCCGAAAAGCCACATATTTAGCTATCAAGAAGATAATTAAGCATATGATTGGATAAGTCAACCGGATTATTAAATTGCCACAGACACTTCTCTCATTTGAATTACATCAAACAATCTTCAGCTTGACAAAACATTTCCAGTTATTTCTTGGTTAAATTTCGCATAGTAAAACATAACTCCCAGAATTGTTGGTTACCTACTGATTAGTTaaagtaataattaaaattagacAATCAATCCAACAAGTCCTAGTAGGTACAATATCTAGACTTACATCCTATATTACTTGTAAGGCTGCATATACTTGAACGTTGACCACTAATAATATTTGCCTAGCACTTCAGCGAAACAACACATGGGATCATTAGAAGCCCAGCTTTCTCAATATTTCCCACTAAGGTTCAGAAAAATTTCTTGGCAAAGCAAACtcgacatatttttttaaattgtcataTCCGGCCAGCTTGAGCTCACCAAGACAAATTCAACAGAGTACTTGTTACCTCCCACTAGCACATGTATATTGGGTAACTCTGTCCACCAAGGCTTGGCCAAATTGAAAGAAATCACCTCGTGTTCTTGCATCCTTTGGATTATGAAACTGAGACCCCATAGTTCTCAAACTACTTTAGCTAGGTGACACCCTCAGGTTCGTAAACTCAAGCATCTATTCCCAATTAAAAGGCCAACAATTCTTAAAAGTCAACTTTCAACCATTTCTTTTATGAAATAGATAAATATCATTAACGAGCATCATGAGGATGCTATTAGCAAAAGTATACAAAAGAGTTGAACTCTATTACAAAGACCCAAGATAAAATCAAAGAGCTAACAAAATCCAATAAAGTGTCAACATATTTGTTCACAAGAGACAAGAATCTAGCTAAGCAAGTTACCTAGACAACTAGCTTTAAGagagtaatttgaagtagagaTCCCATCAAAACATCTGTGATTACTTTCACTCCGGACACACTAAGAAATTATTGCTGGAATCATTCTGCACAATCTCTTGATGGCTTATCAACTTTCCAGCAATCAATTCTGGGAGCACGTAAGGTATTAGTTGCCTTTCACGGTATATTGCCCATCCTTGGAGTTACCCCAATACATTTTGTCTATGTGTAGCCCTGGCTAGTATACTGACTAGATTATTGACTTCCCATTAATTCAAGTTTCTCCCAAATAAGAAGCTCCAAACATTGTTGTCTCCGCATTGACAAACAAAGCAGTCTTTATTGTTGGCAATCTGATAGAGTCCTAGATATGAAGCTTGTAAAGAAGTGTTGCCCAACCATCTAAATTCCCAAATTTAACCTTAAACCCATGGACAATTATGAAGGATACATGCGAGAAGAAAGCCACGTGGTAGCTATTGATGTGCTTCCAAAGGCCAACTCCACGAGCATCTGAGCTCTTCTTTGAACACCAGTTGCTCATTCAACCAAAGGGCAATTTTGAAGGACACACGCGGAATGATGGCCTCCTGGTAGCTACTGATGTGCTTCCAGAGGCCAACTCCATATAGTGTCTGAACTCTTCTTTGAACACTAATTGCTCAGGGTACCATAATTTACAACTAATATCTTCTTCAAGAACCCTACTTCATTTTGGCCATACCTCCATAACCACTTCAGCAACATGTTTTTACTATGCAGTCTAAGATTTCTAATTCCCAACCCCCCTTGGGATGTAGGTTGAGTGACCTTGTTTGATTTCACTAGAGGAAATTAATGTTCTTCAGAAAGAAATATCCTCTTAAAGGTTGTCACTGTTCATCAAAGTAAGTCTACCCCCATTTATAGGTATTGTAACTGTAATGTAGtaaatctcttctttttttcttgagaACCGGTAAACATTGTATTCTTCGGCATTAAGGATATGCGGAGGATCCTAAGAATTCTAAAAGTTGATCTAAATCCTCTAATCCTATCTCCttacaccaaaaaaatagaGATACAATGCAATTCCATTTAACCTTGTGAATTGAATTGGATATATCTTCAAAATTCCTACTATTCCTCTCCTTCCACACTGTCCACCAAATGCAATGTGGAATCAAATTCCACCATGTCTTCTGTCTCTTGCTACCTCCTCTACTGATCCAACAACTAAGTAAATCAGCTTGTATGTTCAGGCATAGTCCATTTCAATTCTAAAAAGTTGAGAAACATGGACCATATTTGTGCTGTGAAAGTACAATGTAAGAGTAGGTGACGGTTAGTTTACCCTATCTTCCCCCATAAAGAGCACCACGGAAGTatgatatttcttttctttctcaagACTTCATGTGTCAAGCATGCCTTTCTAAT
This DNA window, taken from Solanum lycopersicum chromosome 5, SLM_r2.1, encodes the following:
- the LOC101261230 gene encoding protein VAC14 homolog — encoded protein: MATAEALYLIPAAVLRNLSDKLYEKRKNAALELEGIVKQLAVAGDHDKITAVINLLTNEYTYSPQANHRKGGLIGLAAVTVGLTSEAAQHLEQIVPPVLNSFSDQDSRVRYYACEALYNIAKVVRGDFIVFFNQIFDALCKLSADSDANVQSAAHLLDRLVKDIVTESDQFSIEEFIPLLRERMNVLNPYVRQFLVGWITVLDSVPDIDMLGFLPDFLDGLFNMLSDNSHEIRQQADSALSEFLQEIKNSPSVDYGRMAEILVQRADSQDEFTRLTAITWINEFVKLGGDQLVPYYADILGAILPCISDKEEKIRVVARETNEELRGIEADPAEGFDVGAILSIAMRQMSSEWEATRIEALHWMSTLLNRHRSEVLVFLNNVLETLLKALSDPSDEVVLLVLKVHACIAEDPQHFRQLVVFLVHNFQLDHSLLEKRGALIIRRLCVLLNAERVYRELSTILEGESDLDFASIMVQALNLILLTASELSDLRDLLKQSLVNADGKNLFLSLYASWCHSPMAIISLCLLAQAYQHASSVIHLLVEEDINVKFLVQLDKLIHLLETPTFAYLRLQLLEPGRYIWLLKALYGLLMLLPQQSAAFKILRTRLKTVPSYSFKEENFWRISSGIPYSQYNYGGGGGGSQILEEGDLNENPNSLDMHNGINFALKLQQFRQIQKQHHLHSKSQTQSRFVSSSSAKDVQIAEELKRSVDLNRPPSRSSHRGLGQM